From Cloacibacillus sp.:
GGTCGAAGGCTGATCCAACGGAAAGACAACGTTATCCTTTCCGTCTTTGTTAAGTCCCATATATTCCTGGGTCAAAACGCTGCGGCGTGAGAAGAAGGATTCATAGGAATAGGATGGGGTACCAACACCAATTGCCTTTGCGATGGCTTTCTCTTCTTCGTAGAATTGATACTGTACTTCGCAAATGGAAGGACATAAACCATGGCAGTACATCGAGTAACTGTTCTTATCGTAGCCCCCGAAGATTTTCCCCCAGTTCTCCATTGTCGACACGCCAAGAATCGTAGCGGGAACATGGATAACAGGGTTGATATTGGCAAAGCCTATATCCAGTACGGTATTTCCCGCCTCCGGACCGTTGCCCTGTGTCACGGCGTCGATGCAGGGCAGATATTTCGATGATTCAAGAAAATCATCGATATCAGACATTGGAAGAGAGGCGCCCCTCAGTGTAATCGCACGGTATTTTACACCAACATGCGGGAAGGCAAAGCCGTTGACATTTTCGATTCTGGTTCCATAAGGTGCTGATGACCATCCGCCGATTATCACTTTCTTCGTACATCCCATCTCACGCATAAGTTTGCGCAGCAGCAACGTGGCAAAATTATCGGTAAAGATATGAACGACCTGTCCATCTTCCAGGTAAGGAATGAGAGCCCGGAAAAATGGCTCATGAGCCATCGCAGGCGCAGCGACTACGATCAGCCCCGCTCCCTTTACCGCTTTTTCTATATCACTTGTTACAATATCAAAGAACGCGCGGCCGGAACGCTCAAAACAGTACAGGTTACGCTGTACGCCATCAAGCAGAATGCCTGTCTTATCAATATTGGCAAGCGTCGTCTCGGCAAACGGCATCATGTCGTAAAGACGAACTTCGCGTCCAGCCAATTTTGCATCCGCCGCACAAGTCTTACCAACTGCTCCGCCGCCGAGAACCGCTATCGGCATATCTTTCAGATATTCCATTTTACTCATTACATGAACCTCCATAATTTAATTATGAGTTTTACTTTGAAACAGACAAAAGCTGTTTTGCTACCGTTACCGCCTCATTTGCATCAGAGGAGTAAAATCCGCCTATTTTTTCCGCATACATTGGAGAAAGCGGGGCGCCTCCGACCATTACAGGCATCTTGTCGGTAAGCCCCTCTTCTTTAAGGGCATCTATTACATCCTTCATTGTGGCCATTGTTGTGGTCAACATCGCGGAAAGACCTACGATATCAGGCTTAATTTCCTTAACCTTCGCAACAATTTCCGCGGCTGGTATATCCACACCAATATTGATCACTTCAAAACCGGCCCCCTCAAGCATCATTCCCACCAATTTAATACCGATATCATGAAGGTCGCCTTCAACCGTCACCATTAGAATTTTTGCCGACGGTTCTGCACCCGCCGCAAGCAACAAAGGTTTGATAATTTCGACGCCAGCCTGCATTGCCTTCGCGGATACCAACACTTCTGGAACGAACATCTCCCCGTCTTTGAACAGAACGCTGACCTCATCCATACCAGCAAGCAGACCATCGTTTAATATTTCCTTTGCCGGTATCCCTTCGTCAACTGCTTTCTGTACATTTGTCTTTACAGTACTGACAGCCCCATCTACTAATGCCTCGGCAATCATTTCCAGTATCTGGCTCATCTTGATCTCTCCTTAAATCTAATTTTTTAATGTTTAATCTATAAGTTTCTTCCACTTTTTTTCGTGTTCTGTCAGAATCCGCAGTATCAACGGATCGATATCCGGATTTACTGGCGCATTGATAAGCGTCAACGTCTTCTGCTTTATCTTCTGTGCAAAAGAATCAGCTGGTATCTCTCCGGTTAGACTTCTATCAAATATCCTGGAATACCAAACAGACTTAAAATTATCCAGAGTGGAATCCTCTTCAAGGTAATGTCCCCTGGGACCAACCTTTTTGATCGTATCAAATAAAAAGGCCTCGTCAGAACAGTCAATACCCCCCTGATAAACCCGAAGCATATCTAAGATTTCATTAGTATAGACATAGAGCTCCGGTGAGATAGCAGAGGCGTGATTCATGACGCCAAAGTCATGCACAATGTCGGCACCTGTAAGGGCTGTTGAAAGCACCGCCATAGTCACCTCAGACGCCGCCTGCATATCAAGATGCTGCGAATCGGTACAGCCAGCGGTGCCAAAGAATGGCAGATTATAAAAATCTGACATTTCAGCCGATGCGGCTATTCCGAAATGGAACTCAGGAGCGCCATACGAACCAGTAGTCGTTTTCATATCAAGCACAGTCGGCATACTTCCAGCGATAAAAGCTGCTCCTGGATATGCTATTTGCTGTATGACCAGTCCTGAAAGGATCTCCGCAAAATTCTGAGCTAAGGCAGCGGCAAGAAAGATTGGTGCCGTACCGCCGCGCATAGAATATGGCATATAAATACAGGGAACTCCGGCTTCAGAACATATCATCAGCTTCCTTAAGCTGTCGCCGCTGTGGTTAAATGGAGGTACAGGTTCACAGTAGCCAAATAAAAATGGTTTCTCTCTGAGAGCCCGCGCTCCGCCCTTTATATCCCTTGACAATTCAATTATGTCTTTGTAGCTTGGCGCATAGTCCGGACTAAAATACATCGGTTTAGTTGTATATTTCAAAGTATTGGCAAAACACATACGACCTGCAATGGCAGGATCGCAGTCTGATACAAGCCCATTGCTGGCAAGATAATTGACATTTGGAAGGGCGTCGGCCACCTTAGCTACGTTTGACGCTGTTTCCATCGTGTGCACCGTTATCTTGCCGCTGACCGGATCAACATACGTTAGGCTATTCGTAGAGCCGCCAAAGTATTTATTTACTTTGTTTATATCCATAGCAAGCTCGCCGTTCACCGTATAAAGCTTAAAAGAAGAGGGAACTGTCTTCAGCGCCTTATCCACCATAGAACCGGGAATGGAAACATAGCCTTTTCCAAGTTCTTTCGCCCCGTTGTCCAGTAGACGTGACTTGATCTCCTCATCACCGACGATCATGCCAATTTCTTCCATTATGCGCCTCGCATATGCGTCTATCTTGCGACACTTCTCATCACCCAGGATATGTAGCTTATATTCTGGTGAAATGTAATGCCTAACACTTTCTTTTTTTACTTTTCTCATAATAACAACTCCTTCGCAAACAACCTGCTAGTTGGACAAATCAAGTCCTTTAAGGATGTCGGCCGCCGCAGAAAATTTTTCAATGTTCATGACATTTTCATAAAATGCTTCCGTCTTGGCTTCGCCAAGCACAGGAGAGACAAAACGCATATATTTTTCTTTTATTGACACATCGTCAAATGGCTTATAATTATAATCACCTTCTGGCTGCATGGCTTCGCTTTTATAGACAGCACCGTCATTCATAGTTATTTCTAGTCTAGTTTTGCTGGTGGTAGGAAAAAGTGCCTGAAGTTCAGGGTCATGCTCAACTTTCATCTTGGACATTAACGTTAAGATCTTTTCATTCCTAAACTCATTTAATACTTGGCGAGGACCAACCTGACCGTAGACAAGATAAGAGGCTATCGGAAAACCAATATTATACTGTGCGTTTTCAGTATTGGAGGGTTCAGAATATGGCAGTCTGATAGCCTCTTCAAAAGAGCATATTTTTATCTCCGCTATGTCGTTTA
This genomic window contains:
- a CDS encoding NAD/NADP-dependent octopine/nopaline dehydrogenase family protein, producing MSKMEYLKDMPIAVLGGGAVGKTCAADAKLAGREVRLYDMMPFAETTLANIDKTGILLDGVQRNLYCFERSGRAFFDIVTSDIEKAVKGAGLIVVAAPAMAHEPFFRALIPYLEDGQVVHIFTDNFATLLLRKLMREMGCTKKVIIGGWSSAPYGTRIENVNGFAFPHVGVKYRAITLRGASLPMSDIDDFLESSKYLPCIDAVTQGNGPEAGNTVLDIGFANINPVIHVPATILGVSTMENWGKIFGGYDKNSYSMYCHGLCPSICEVQYQFYEEEKAIAKAIGVGTPSYSYESFFSRRSVLTQEYMGLNKDGKDNVVFPLDQPSTEGNLGPNNINHRYLTEDVPVGCKIYHDLGVQYGVATPVIDSMIILAGAMHKKSFFETSKYSLAYLGIDNMSKEDLLEYLNNGNYRK
- a CDS encoding corrinoid protein, translated to MSQILEMIAEALVDGAVSTVKTNVQKAVDEGIPAKEILNDGLLAGMDEVSVLFKDGEMFVPEVLVSAKAMQAGVEIIKPLLLAAGAEPSAKILMVTVEGDLHDIGIKLVGMMLEGAGFEVINIGVDIPAAEIVAKVKEIKPDIVGLSAMLTTTMATMKDVIDALKEEGLTDKMPVMVGGAPLSPMYAEKIGGFYSSDANEAVTVAKQLLSVSK
- a CDS encoding trimethylamine methyltransferase family protein encodes the protein MRKVKKESVRHYISPEYKLHILGDEKCRKIDAYARRIMEEIGMIVGDEEIKSRLLDNGAKELGKGYVSIPGSMVDKALKTVPSSFKLYTVNGELAMDINKVNKYFGGSTNSLTYVDPVSGKITVHTMETASNVAKVADALPNVNYLASNGLVSDCDPAIAGRMCFANTLKYTTKPMYFSPDYAPSYKDIIELSRDIKGGARALREKPFLFGYCEPVPPFNHSGDSLRKLMICSEAGVPCIYMPYSMRGGTAPIFLAAALAQNFAEILSGLVIQQIAYPGAAFIAGSMPTVLDMKTTTGSYGAPEFHFGIAASAEMSDFYNLPFFGTAGCTDSQHLDMQAASEVTMAVLSTALTGADIVHDFGVMNHASAISPELYVYTNEILDMLRVYQGGIDCSDEAFLFDTIKKVGPRGHYLEEDSTLDNFKSVWYSRIFDRSLTGEIPADSFAQKIKQKTLTLINAPVNPDIDPLILRILTEHEKKWKKLID